One Glutamicibacter mishrai genomic window carries:
- the era gene encoding GTPase Era, whose product MSENHNLLAASGWPEDFRSGFTSFVGRPNAGKSTLTNALVGQKVAITSAKPQTTRHTIRGIVHREDAQLILVDTPGLHRPRTLLGQRLNDLVAETLSEVDAIGFCIPANEKIGPGDRFIATQLAQLQRKPIVALVTKADLVDREQLAQQLIAVAEMGTQNFGENGFAAIVPVSAVKEFQVQEVANVLVEQLPKGPPLYPDGELTDEPEAKMVAELIREAALEGVRDELPHSLAVVVEEMVPREGRSENNPLIDIHVSLFVERSSQKAIVIGRGGSRLREVGSNARKGIEKLLGTKVYLDLHVKVAKDWQRDPKQLGRLGF is encoded by the coding sequence ATGAGCGAAAACCATAACCTGCTGGCCGCCAGTGGCTGGCCAGAAGACTTCCGATCCGGATTCACCTCCTTTGTCGGGCGCCCCAATGCCGGCAAGTCAACGCTGACCAACGCTCTGGTAGGCCAGAAGGTGGCTATCACCTCGGCCAAGCCGCAGACCACCCGCCACACCATTCGGGGCATCGTTCACCGCGAAGACGCGCAGCTGATTCTGGTGGACACCCCGGGCCTGCACCGCCCGCGCACTTTGCTGGGCCAGCGCCTGAATGATCTGGTGGCAGAAACCCTGTCCGAGGTCGACGCTATCGGCTTCTGCATCCCGGCCAATGAAAAGATCGGCCCGGGCGACCGGTTCATTGCCACCCAGCTTGCCCAATTGCAGCGCAAGCCGATCGTCGCATTGGTCACCAAGGCCGATCTGGTGGACCGCGAACAATTGGCCCAACAGCTGATTGCCGTCGCCGAAATGGGCACGCAGAACTTCGGCGAGAATGGTTTCGCCGCCATCGTCCCTGTTTCCGCAGTCAAGGAATTCCAGGTCCAGGAAGTCGCCAACGTCCTCGTGGAGCAGCTGCCCAAGGGCCCGCCGCTGTACCCGGATGGCGAACTGACCGATGAGCCGGAGGCCAAGATGGTCGCCGAGCTGATTCGCGAAGCCGCGCTGGAAGGCGTCCGGGACGAGCTCCCGCACTCGCTGGCCGTTGTGGTGGAGGAAATGGTCCCACGCGAAGGCCGCAGCGAGAACAACCCGCTGATCGACATCCACGTTTCGCTCTTTGTCGAGCGCTCCAGCCAGAAGGCCATCGTGATTGGCCGTGGCGGCTCGCGCCTGCGCGAAGTCGGTTCGAACGCCCGCAAGGGCATTGAAAAGCTGTTGGGCACCAAGGTGTACCTCGACTTGCACGTCAAGGTCGCCAAAGACTGGCAGCGCGACCCCAAGCAGCTAGGCCGGTTGGGCTTCTAG
- a CDS encoding PhoH family protein: protein MQVEQNKTQADLDSASLTISFDTAELMIATLGPNDELLRILSGAYPQVNFRPNGQALVLAGNPQQVRKAQRVTEEARSLALRGSRMSAETIEQIIKMLSAGNPDAPTDVLGLKILSGRGRSIRPKTVNQKSYVDAIEESTITFGIGPAGTGKTFLAMAMAVAALQDKQVNRIILTRPAVEAGEKLGFLPGSLTEKIDPYLRPLYDALHDMVNPETIPQLLEAGTIEVAPLAYMRGRTLNDAFVILDEAQNTTSEQMKMFLTRLGFGSKMVVTGDITQVDLPGNATSGLRMASEVLEGIDDISVCRLDSTDVVRHRLIADIVSAYDRWDDTRRKEHNRGRRSK from the coding sequence ATGCAGGTTGAACAGAATAAGACGCAAGCAGACTTAGATTCTGCATCGCTCACCATTAGTTTTGATACAGCTGAACTCATGATTGCTACCCTGGGCCCGAATGATGAGCTTTTGCGCATCCTCTCTGGCGCCTATCCGCAAGTTAATTTCCGTCCTAATGGCCAAGCCCTGGTACTCGCGGGAAATCCCCAGCAGGTTCGCAAAGCGCAACGAGTCACCGAAGAGGCGCGATCCCTGGCATTGCGTGGGTCGCGGATGAGCGCTGAGACAATCGAGCAGATCATCAAGATGCTCAGCGCCGGAAATCCGGATGCCCCCACCGATGTGCTGGGCCTGAAGATCCTCTCGGGCCGCGGCCGGTCCATCCGGCCGAAAACGGTCAACCAAAAAAGCTATGTGGATGCCATCGAAGAGTCGACCATTACCTTCGGCATCGGGCCTGCAGGTACCGGCAAGACGTTCTTGGCAATGGCCATGGCCGTTGCCGCCTTGCAGGACAAACAGGTCAACCGGATCATCCTGACCCGGCCTGCTGTCGAAGCGGGGGAGAAGCTCGGATTCCTTCCCGGCTCCTTGACCGAGAAGATCGATCCTTACCTGCGTCCGCTGTACGACGCGCTGCACGACATGGTGAACCCAGAAACCATTCCGCAGCTGCTGGAAGCCGGAACCATCGAAGTGGCGCCACTGGCTTACATGCGCGGTCGCACGCTTAATGACGCCTTCGTCATTCTCGATGAAGCGCAGAACACCACCAGCGAGCAGATGAAGATGTTCCTGACCCGTCTCGGCTTCGGCTCGAAGATGGTTGTCACCGGCGACATCACCCAGGTCGATCTGCCTGGCAACGCCACCTCAGGGCTGCGCATGGCCAGCGAGGTGCTTGAGGGCATCGACGACATCTCGGTGTGCCGACTGGATTCAACCGACGTTGTCCGCCATCGACTGATCGCCGACATCGTCTCTGCTTACGACCGTTGGGACGATACCCGACGCAAAGAACACAACCGGGGACGGCGCAGCAAATGA
- a CDS encoding GerMN domain-containing protein, giving the protein MPTSANAESLNLPSATDAGEQIGVATKLPIYWLENTDTGVFLYREYLDDTRHSEPIGDAIWTLLSADPAGPNRYTLLKPADEIGVSISNTNVITLDLPAKVFSAHLDEGLSERSIQQLVFTASAAAASSGLLAGESSPTVKILVDGQPNADVFGGYRIKDVYERNAKFMAPIWIIDPQYGTVLKEGKVRINGRTTNFDIGTFYSLQKKDADGKLTVITAQKQVITGKIEKSGAFSITERLTPGSYKLTFWGMESESEAKVGEVTSDFTVK; this is encoded by the coding sequence ATGCCCACGAGCGCCAACGCTGAATCATTGAACCTGCCTAGCGCTACGGACGCTGGCGAACAGATCGGCGTCGCCACCAAGCTTCCGATCTACTGGCTCGAAAATACTGATACGGGAGTCTTCCTGTACCGCGAGTATCTGGACGACACCCGCCACAGCGAACCCATTGGCGACGCCATTTGGACCCTGCTCTCCGCTGATCCCGCTGGACCGAATCGCTACACCCTGCTCAAGCCGGCTGACGAAATCGGTGTATCGATCAGCAACACCAACGTCATCACCCTGGACCTTCCGGCCAAGGTGTTCAGCGCCCACCTCGATGAGGGCCTTTCGGAACGATCTATCCAGCAGCTGGTGTTCACCGCCAGCGCTGCGGCCGCGAGTTCCGGGCTACTTGCGGGAGAATCCTCCCCGACCGTGAAGATCCTGGTCGACGGCCAGCCCAATGCAGATGTCTTCGGCGGCTATCGGATCAAGGACGTCTACGAACGCAACGCCAAGTTCATGGCACCGATCTGGATTATTGATCCGCAGTACGGAACGGTGCTGAAGGAAGGCAAAGTCCGGATCAACGGACGGACCACGAACTTTGATATCGGGACGTTCTATTCCCTGCAGAAAAAGGACGCCGACGGCAAGCTCACAGTGATCACTGCCCAGAAGCAGGTCATCACCGGGAAAATCGAAAAGAGCGGCGCTTTCAGCATCACCGAGCGCCTAACCCCTGGCTCATACAAGCTCACGTTCTGGGGCATGGAATCCGAATCCGAGGCGAAAGTCGGAGAAGTCACTTCAGATTTCACGGTGAAGTAA
- a CDS encoding 16S rRNA (uracil(1498)-N(3))-methyltransferase — translation MSNHSFVIDPELAQNSLPGDTFELSGPEAHHAVTVKRVTAGEHLDLLDGQGLRLTVEVLGTGKDLLSARVIQRTQEVGSDHPVTLVQALSKGDRDLQAVESAVELGVLAVRPWQADRSIVRWNSAKTEKALAKWRAQVRSAQKQSRRAFEPEVLAPTNSKELAKAIAADVQAGALVLVLHEQATEAVAAHVSSWRASAQSGQKVVMIVGPEGGISDSELQAFVEAGAQAALLGQHVLRASTAGPAALVLIRHLLGEL, via the coding sequence ATGAGCAACCACAGCTTCGTCATCGACCCCGAACTGGCGCAGAACTCGCTTCCGGGGGATACCTTTGAGCTCTCGGGCCCCGAGGCCCACCATGCGGTGACCGTCAAGCGGGTCACCGCCGGTGAGCACCTGGACTTGCTTGACGGCCAAGGACTGCGGCTGACGGTTGAGGTTCTGGGCACGGGCAAGGACCTGCTCAGCGCGAGGGTGATCCAGAGGACCCAAGAGGTCGGCAGCGATCACCCTGTGACCTTGGTGCAGGCTCTGTCCAAGGGCGATCGGGATCTGCAGGCTGTCGAGTCCGCAGTCGAGCTCGGTGTGCTCGCCGTCCGGCCCTGGCAGGCTGACCGTTCCATCGTGCGCTGGAACTCGGCTAAGACTGAAAAGGCCCTGGCCAAGTGGCGAGCCCAAGTCCGCTCTGCGCAAAAGCAATCCCGTCGGGCTTTCGAGCCCGAGGTCCTGGCTCCAACGAATTCCAAGGAGCTGGCCAAGGCCATTGCCGCTGATGTCCAAGCCGGCGCACTGGTCCTGGTCCTGCACGAGCAGGCCACCGAAGCTGTCGCCGCGCACGTATCATCGTGGCGTGCTTCAGCGCAATCAGGTCAAAAGGTCGTAATGATCGTGGGGCCGGAAGGCGGAATCTCGGATTCGGAGCTGCAGGCCTTCGTAGAAGCCGGCGCTCAGGCCGCACTGCTCGGACAGCACGTGCTCAGGGCCTCTACTGCCGGGCCGGCAGCCCTGGTATTGATCCGCCACCTGCTCGGCGAACTGTGA
- the ybeY gene encoding rRNA maturation RNase YbeY: MSIEVNNETEYEVDLQDVSALADSVLRAMFLHPGTEVSVVFIDEDAMSALHVEWMDLEGPTDVMSFPMDELRPGTAGAPGEGGILGDIVICPTVAEAQAKAGGHSTHDEILLLTTHGLLHLMGFDHMEPDEKEEMFTLQRRLLESYTGRPAPKETVE, from the coding sequence ATGAGCATTGAAGTAAATAACGAAACCGAATACGAGGTTGACCTCCAAGACGTCTCGGCGCTGGCGGACTCGGTCCTCAGGGCCATGTTCTTGCATCCCGGGACCGAAGTGTCCGTCGTCTTCATCGATGAAGATGCCATGAGCGCACTGCACGTGGAGTGGATGGATCTCGAAGGCCCCACCGACGTGATGAGCTTCCCGATGGATGAGCTGCGCCCAGGCACCGCCGGCGCTCCGGGTGAAGGCGGCATCCTCGGCGATATCGTGATCTGCCCAACCGTTGCCGAAGCCCAGGCCAAGGCCGGTGGACACAGCACGCACGACGAAATCCTGTTGCTGACCACCCACGGACTGCTGCACCTGATGGGTTTTGATCACATGGAACCCGACGAAAAAGAAGAGATGTTCACTTTGCAACGTCGTTTGCTCGAGTCCTACACCGGACGTCCCGCGCCGAAGGAAACGGTGGAATAG
- a CDS encoding hemolysin family protein → MEILLLILALVFMAFSAVLTAADSAFYALSRHAAERLRAESNGKSLSAILDDTETHAQAIKFWRIWFETASAVAIALLVAQWIDNVWLIGLISTIAMAGLGFVLVSVSPRRYGRSNAERVVQNTAPMVRLLRVVLGPVTNWLASIAKALSPGGVDEAGYLGKERLRDLVDRASEGQDLDEESAELISSVIDLEETSVRSVMVPRTDMVVLTADQSMHSAMDLFIASGYSRIPLIGEDTDDIQGIIYLKDLIREIHGLQQAETLSDLARKVRFVPESKSAAELLQELQQESIHLAVVIDEYGGTAGLVTLEDLLEEIVGEIDDEYDRSRTELIENPDGSLFAIATAAIDDIADHFDMHIEEEDVDTVGGLLSKALESVPVLGSTADVNGLRLTVVALAGRRNRIGKIHVERLETDASDHIENDEDSSHERKP, encoded by the coding sequence GTGGAAATACTTTTGCTGATTCTCGCCCTCGTCTTCATGGCATTTTCCGCCGTGCTGACAGCCGCAGATTCAGCCTTCTACGCACTATCCCGTCACGCCGCAGAACGCCTGCGGGCCGAATCCAACGGCAAATCGCTCTCGGCGATTCTTGACGACACCGAAACCCACGCGCAGGCCATCAAGTTCTGGCGAATTTGGTTCGAAACCGCCTCGGCTGTAGCCATCGCATTGCTTGTAGCCCAGTGGATCGACAATGTATGGCTGATCGGGCTGATCTCGACCATCGCCATGGCCGGCCTCGGCTTCGTGCTGGTCAGCGTTTCGCCGCGACGCTACGGCCGGTCCAATGCCGAGAGAGTTGTGCAGAATACCGCTCCGATGGTCCGCTTGCTGCGCGTGGTGCTCGGCCCGGTCACCAACTGGCTCGCTTCGATCGCCAAGGCCTTGAGCCCCGGCGGAGTCGACGAAGCAGGGTATCTGGGCAAGGAACGCCTGCGGGACCTGGTGGACCGCGCTTCAGAAGGTCAGGACCTTGATGAGGAATCCGCAGAACTGATTTCCTCGGTGATCGACCTCGAGGAAACCAGCGTCCGTTCTGTGATGGTGCCCCGCACCGACATGGTGGTGCTCACTGCTGACCAGAGCATGCACAGCGCCATGGACCTGTTTATCGCTTCCGGATACTCGCGCATCCCGCTGATCGGCGAGGACACCGACGATATCCAGGGGATCATCTACCTCAAGGACCTCATCCGCGAGATCCACGGTCTCCAGCAGGCGGAAACCCTCTCGGACCTGGCGCGCAAGGTGCGCTTCGTGCCTGAATCCAAGTCCGCGGCCGAACTGTTGCAAGAACTTCAGCAGGAATCGATCCACCTGGCCGTGGTGATCGACGAGTACGGCGGAACCGCGGGCCTTGTCACCCTCGAGGACCTGCTCGAAGAAATCGTCGGCGAGATCGACGACGAGTATGATCGATCAAGGACCGAACTGATCGAGAACCCTGATGGTTCGCTGTTTGCGATCGCTACCGCAGCCATCGACGACATCGCCGATCATTTCGACATGCACATTGAAGAGGAAGACGTCGACACCGTTGGCGGACTGCTCTCCAAGGCGCTGGAGTCAGTGCCGGTGCTCGGGTCCACCGCCGATGTCAACGGCCTGAGGCTGACCGTGGTCGCCCTGGCCGGACGACGAAATCGAATCGGCAAAATCCATGTAGAGCGTCTGGAGACGGACGCATCCGACCATATTGAGAACGACGAGGATTCCTCTCATGAGCGAAAACCATAA
- the leuA gene encoding 2-isopropylmalate synthase, producing the protein MQNMQKSSNMPIHKYVPFQDQIEVNLPDRTWPDKYITKAPRWCAVDLRDGNQALIDPMSPERKHKMFDLLVQMGYKEIEVGFPSASQTDFDFVRQLIEQNRIPEDVTIQVLTQSREHLIERTYQALEGAKQAIVHLYNSTSILQREVVFRQDEDGIVDIAVQGARLCKKYEEQMTGTKITYEYSPESYTGTELAFAKRISEAVAEVLEATPENKMILNLPATVEMATPNVYADSIEWMHRNLANRDSIILSLHPHNDRGTGVAAAELGYLAGADRIEGCLFGNGERTGNVDLVTLGMNLFGQGVDPQIDFSDMDHIRRTVEYCNQLPVPERSPYGGDLVFTAFSGSHQDAIKKGLESMDAKASAEGKDINDLVWAVPYLPIDPKDIGRSYEAVIRVNSQSGKGGVAYLLKNDYNLDLPRRAQIEFSGVIQRKTDTEGGEISSERIWNVFQDEYLPAPKDSGLEPWGYYEIASATATSAEDGSFQLDTKLIIDGVAHERSAQGNGPLSALVKMLNDDGVDLRVLDYTEHAMSEGGNASAAAFVECAVGDRILWGIGMDTNTNIAALKAVVSAVNRAIRDAA; encoded by the coding sequence ATGCAGAACATGCAAAAATCTTCGAACATGCCGATCCACAAGTATGTTCCATTCCAGGATCAGATCGAAGTCAACCTGCCCGATCGCACCTGGCCTGACAAGTACATCACCAAGGCTCCCCGCTGGTGCGCCGTCGACCTGCGCGACGGCAACCAGGCGCTGATCGACCCGATGAGCCCTGAGCGCAAGCACAAGATGTTCGACCTGCTGGTCCAGATGGGCTACAAGGAAATCGAAGTCGGCTTCCCATCGGCTTCCCAGACCGACTTCGACTTCGTTCGCCAGCTCATCGAACAGAACCGCATCCCTGAAGATGTCACCATCCAGGTGCTGACCCAGTCCCGCGAGCACCTGATCGAGCGCACCTACCAGGCGCTGGAAGGCGCCAAGCAGGCTATCGTCCACCTGTACAACTCGACCTCGATCCTGCAGCGCGAAGTGGTCTTCCGCCAGGACGAAGACGGCATCGTGGACATCGCGGTCCAGGGCGCCCGGTTGTGCAAGAAGTACGAAGAGCAGATGACCGGCACCAAGATCACCTACGAGTACTCGCCCGAGTCCTACACCGGCACCGAGCTGGCCTTCGCCAAGCGCATCTCCGAAGCCGTGGCCGAAGTCCTGGAAGCCACGCCGGAGAACAAGATGATCTTGAACCTGCCAGCAACCGTGGAAATGGCCACCCCTAACGTCTATGCGGACTCCATCGAATGGATGCACCGCAACCTGGCCAACCGCGACTCGATCATCCTCTCGCTGCACCCGCACAACGACCGCGGCACCGGCGTCGCCGCCGCAGAGCTGGGCTACCTGGCCGGTGCCGACCGCATCGAAGGCTGCCTGTTCGGAAACGGCGAGCGTACCGGCAACGTGGACCTGGTTACCCTGGGCATGAACCTGTTCGGCCAGGGCGTGGATCCACAGATCGACTTCTCCGATATGGACCACATCCGCCGTACCGTCGAATACTGCAACCAGCTGCCGGTTCCGGAGCGCAGCCCGTACGGCGGCGACCTGGTCTTCACCGCCTTCTCCGGGTCGCATCAGGATGCGATCAAGAAGGGCCTGGAGTCGATGGATGCCAAGGCCAGTGCCGAGGGCAAGGACATCAACGATCTGGTCTGGGCTGTCCCATACCTGCCTATTGATCCAAAGGATATCGGCCGTTCCTACGAGGCTGTGATCCGCGTGAACTCGCAGTCCGGCAAGGGCGGCGTCGCCTACCTGCTGAAGAACGACTACAACTTGGACCTGCCACGCCGCGCGCAGATCGAGTTCTCCGGCGTGATCCAGCGCAAGACCGATACCGAAGGCGGCGAGATCTCCTCGGAGCGCATCTGGAATGTCTTCCAGGATGAGTACCTGCCTGCTCCCAAGGATTCCGGCTTGGAGCCATGGGGCTACTACGAGATCGCGTCTGCGACGGCCACTTCCGCTGAAGACGGCAGCTTCCAACTGGACACCAAGCTGATCATCGACGGCGTAGCCCACGAACGCAGCGCCCAGGGCAACGGCCCGCTCTCGGCTCTGGTGAAGATGCTCAACGATGACGGCGTCGACCTGCGCGTGCTGGATTACACCGAGCACGCGATGAGCGAAGGCGGCAACGCGAGTGCAGCGGCCTTCGTGGAATGCGCCGTGGGCGACCGAATCCTCTGGGGCATCGGCATGGATACCAATACCAACATTGCCGCTCTGAAGGCTGTTGTTTCGGCCGTGAACCGTGCCATCCGTGACGCTG